From Camelina sativa cultivar DH55 chromosome 7, Cs, whole genome shotgun sequence, one genomic window encodes:
- the LOC104704628 gene encoding uncharacterized protein LOC104704628, translated as MGLNVRNKLGFFDGTIQKPPVDHPSHGSWSRCNDMVSTWLMNSVSKKIGASLLYISTVEGIWNNLLSRFKQDNAPCVYEIEQRLTCIQQGSLDVSAYYTELVTLWEEYKNYIELPVCTCGRCECNAAVLWERLQDRSRVTKFLMGLNESYEQTRRHILMLKPIPSMEEAYNMVTQDERQSTVSLKPPVKSDNVAFQTTGSYEGDLANGSYVVEPYEYVAAYNTYRPRSNRPMCTDCGKMGHMIQTCFKPRVVANVQVNGGMPYYPPAPVNALNLDVSQLTQSQAQDLINQLSRVQATEPMINQLSRVQILENSAPTVSQSLASNTKSGVMAPQSSSGIVFNISSNLRYENSNLTYKHHCLSSLHSVLPNGAWIIDSGATSHESSQGWMIGSANLFHNLCILNEHSLSTPAKSPVINQVSGSLVNEGILWHQRLGHPSNAKLQLMSEKHTDDLFFHTI; from the exons ATGGGCTTGAATGTTAGGAATAAATTGGGATTTTTCGATGGTACGATTCAGAAGCCTCCCGTTGATCATCCAAGTCATGGTTCATGGTCACGCTGCAACGATATGGTATCCACTTGGCTAATGAATTCAGTCTCGAAGAAGATTGGAGCGAGTTTGTTATACATCTCGACTGTTGAAGGTATATGGAATAATCTCTTATCTCGGTTCAAGCAAGATAATGCACCTTGTGTTTATGAGATTGAACAGAGACTTACTTGTATTCAACAAGGTTCTTTGGATGTTAGTGCGTACTATACTGAATTGGTAACGCTCTGGGAAGAATATAAGAACTACATAGAACTTCCCGTTTGCACTTGTGGTCGCTGCGAGTGTAATGCAGCTGTTCTTTGGGAACGTCTACAGGATCGTAGTAGAGTAACCAAATTCTTGATGGGGTTAAATGAGAGTTATGAACAGACTAGAAGGCATATCTTGATGCTGAAACCGATTCCAAGTATGGAGGAAGCATACAACATGGTTACTCAAGATGAAAGGCAATCTACTGTTTCTCTCAAGCCTCCTGTGAAGTCTGATAATGTAGCATTTCAGACGACTGGTAGTTATGAAGGTGATCTTGCTAATGGATCGTATGTGGTGGAACCATATGAGTATGTAGCAGCTTACAATACTTATAGACCAAGGAGTAATAGACCGATGTGTACTGATTGTGGAAAAATGGGACACATGATTCAAACATGTTTCAAG CCAAGGGTGGTTGCGAATGTTCAAGTTAATGGAGGAATGCCGTATTATCCTCCTGCTCCTGTTAATGCTCTTAACCTGGATGTGAGTCAGTTAACTCAGAGTCAAGCTCAAGACTTGATCAATCAACTCTCTCGAGTTCAAGCTACAGAACCGATGATCAATCAACTATCACGTGTTCAGATTTTAGAAAATTCAGCGCCTACTGTTTCTCAATCTCTTGCATCTAATACAAAATCAGGTGTTATGGCTCCTCAATCGTCTTCTGGTATAGTCTTTAATATCTCTTCTAATCTTAGATATGAGAATAGTAATCTCACATATAAACACCATTGTCTATCATCTCTTCATAGTGTTTTGCCTAATGGTGCTTGGATTATTGATAGTGGGGCAACTAGTCAT GAGTCTTCTCAGGGATGGATGATTGGGAGTGCTAATCTTTTCCACAATCTTTGCATCTTGAATGAACACTCCCTCTCTACACCTGCTAAGTCTCCTGTCATCAATCAAGTCTCGGGATCCTTGGTGAATGAAGGAATTCTTTGGCATCAACGCCTTGGTCATCCTTCAAACGCCAAGTTACAGCTTATGTCTG AAAAACACACTGATGATCTGTTTTTTCATACCATTTGA